The proteins below come from a single Pandoraea apista genomic window:
- a CDS encoding NAD(P)/FAD-dependent oxidoreductase: MSEPTSTTVILGAGQAGGETALALRQLGYTGRIVLAGSETHLPYRRPPLSKAFLAGQADEASLLIRPADAWEKAEIDVRLGVTATAIDRTTRTVTFDDGQTLGYDHLVLALGGRVRPLPMPGGDAPNVYYLRNIADAQRLRDALTPGKRVVVIGGGYIGLEVAASAVKAGTSVTVLEAAPRLLARVAEADLAGFFATLHRENGVDVQVGVGVTALEQDAAGQVVAVVAGDKRLPADVVVVGIGLIPNTELAQAAGLVVENGIVVDEFARTSDPAILAVGDCAHHEHPALGRRIRLESVPSASEMAKVAASVVHGDTPKAVATAPWFWSDQFNAKLQMVGMTEGHDAVVERRLPDAQGAAVFMLFYLRDGAVVAAASINRAQEFLAARELVGRRAVIDPARLADAATPLKTLLAELGPAV, encoded by the coding sequence ATGTCCGAACCTACTTCCACCACTGTCATCCTCGGCGCGGGTCAGGCAGGCGGCGAAACCGCCCTCGCGCTGCGTCAACTCGGTTATACGGGCCGCATCGTGCTCGCCGGCAGCGAAACGCATCTGCCCTATCGTCGTCCGCCGTTATCGAAGGCATTTCTGGCCGGTCAGGCCGACGAAGCCAGCTTGCTGATCCGCCCGGCCGATGCCTGGGAGAAGGCCGAGATCGATGTGCGCCTCGGCGTAACGGCCACGGCCATCGATCGCACCACCCGCACCGTGACGTTCGACGACGGCCAAACGCTCGGTTACGACCATCTGGTGCTGGCCCTCGGTGGCCGCGTGCGCCCGCTGCCCATGCCGGGCGGCGATGCGCCAAACGTCTATTACCTGCGCAACATTGCCGATGCCCAGCGTTTGCGCGACGCGCTCACACCGGGCAAGCGTGTCGTGGTGATCGGTGGCGGTTACATCGGACTGGAAGTGGCGGCAAGCGCCGTGAAGGCGGGCACCAGCGTGACGGTGCTAGAAGCGGCGCCGCGCCTTCTGGCGCGTGTCGCGGAAGCCGATCTCGCCGGGTTCTTCGCGACGTTGCACCGCGAGAACGGGGTGGATGTGCAGGTCGGCGTGGGCGTCACGGCGCTGGAACAGGACGCCGCCGGTCAGGTCGTGGCCGTCGTGGCGGGCGACAAGCGTCTGCCGGCCGACGTCGTGGTCGTCGGCATCGGTTTGATTCCGAACACCGAACTCGCACAGGCTGCCGGTCTGGTGGTGGAGAACGGCATCGTCGTGGACGAATTCGCTCGCACGAGCGATCCGGCCATTCTGGCCGTGGGTGATTGCGCGCATCACGAGCATCCGGCGCTGGGCCGCCGTATCCGTCTGGAATCGGTGCCGAGCGCCAGCGAAATGGCCAAGGTGGCCGCGAGCGTGGTGCATGGCGACACGCCGAAGGCCGTGGCGACCGCACCGTGGTTCTGGTCCGATCAGTTCAACGCGAAGCTGCAAATGGTCGGCATGACCGAGGGCCACGACGCGGTGGTCGAACGTCGTCTGCCCGACGCACAAGGCGCAGCCGTCTTCATGCTGTTCTACCTGCGCGATGGCGCCGTGGTCGCTGCGGCGAGTATCAACCGTGCGCAGGAGTTTCTGGCGGCGCGCGAACTCGTGGGCCGCCGTGCTGTGATCGATCCTGCCCGTCTGGCCGACGCCGCCACGCCGCTCAAGACGCTGCTGGCCGAACTTGGCCCCGCGGTCTGA
- a CDS encoding universal stress protein, whose protein sequence is MTKRILLATDGSESSRRALREAAAFARNGDAIRVIHTVEDPVNFLTAAFGKLIDLEQVRRDMQREGEEDLARAVLYLREEGFDAQAHLLDLRTTGETVPEAMTREAYEWGADIIIVGTHGRSGVRRAMLGSIAEQILRSAEVPVMLVAGEARPHLPLRSGGHYERILVALDDSETSRRAFEYALTLARTHGALLRVVHVLDLPGPFLAGFDPEPLLDAVRAVGEQVRSWATKRLHEAGVPGEIEMREIQPVGEGVADQIIAAGKDADVNVIVLGTHGRRGFRRFTLGSVAEDTARHAGRPVLLLPAHAPLT, encoded by the coding sequence ATGACAAAACGCATTCTGCTGGCAACCGACGGTAGCGAATCTTCGCGCCGTGCGCTGCGCGAGGCTGCTGCCTTCGCACGCAACGGCGACGCGATCCGCGTAATTCATACGGTGGAGGATCCCGTCAACTTTTTGACGGCGGCTTTCGGCAAGCTCATCGATCTGGAGCAAGTGCGCCGCGACATGCAGCGCGAGGGCGAGGAAGATCTTGCCCGGGCGGTGCTGTATCTGCGTGAGGAGGGGTTCGACGCGCAGGCGCACCTGCTCGATCTGCGCACCACGGGCGAGACCGTTCCCGAGGCGATGACGCGAGAGGCTTACGAGTGGGGCGCCGACATCATCATTGTCGGCACGCATGGCCGTAGCGGTGTGCGTCGCGCCATGCTGGGCAGTATTGCCGAGCAGATTCTGCGCAGCGCAGAGGTGCCCGTAATGCTGGTGGCGGGCGAGGCGCGGCCGCATTTGCCGCTGCGCTCGGGCGGGCATTACGAGCGCATTCTCGTGGCGCTGGACGACAGCGAGACCTCGCGTCGCGCGTTCGAATATGCGCTGACGCTGGCGCGCACGCATGGGGCGTTGCTGCGGGTGGTGCACGTACTGGATTTGCCGGGACCGTTTCTTGCCGGCTTCGATCCGGAACCGTTGCTCGATGCAGTGCGCGCGGTAGGAGAGCAGGTGCGTAGCTGGGCGACGAAAAGGCTACATGAGGCCGGGGTGCCCGGCGAGATCGAGATGCGCGAGATTCAGCCGGTGGGCGAGGGCGTTGCCGATCAGATCATCGCCGCCGGGAAGGACGCCGACGTGAATGTCATCGTACTCGGCACACATGGCCGCCGAGGCTTCCGACGCTTCACGCTAGGCAGCGTGGCAGAAGACACGGCCCGTCACGCGGGCCGCCCGGTATTGTTGCTGCCAGCGCATGCGCCTTTAACGTGA
- a CDS encoding aldo/keto reductase — protein sequence MQYTKFGRTGLTVSRLCLGTMTFGLQTEEAASHAILDRTSDAGVNFIDIADVYPLGADTSLAGRTEEIVGRWLKGRRDKFIVATKACGQMGPSPWDKGASRKHLLDAIDASLSRLGTDYVDLYQLHSDDTDTPIDETLEALDTIVKSGKARYIGVSNYLAYRLARALGRADVLRVARFVSVQPRYNLLFRQIERELLPLASEEGLAVIPYNPLAGGLLTGKYRHDATPNEGRFTATVGKAGAMYQQRYWHEREFETIETLKDIAKDAGESLTRLSLAWVLANPVVTSAIIGASRVEQLTETLGTIDYTLGPDLKAKLDEASHAYRWGDAAR from the coding sequence GTGCAATACACGAAATTCGGCCGCACCGGCCTGACCGTTTCTCGCCTGTGCCTGGGTACCATGACGTTCGGTCTTCAGACCGAAGAAGCCGCGAGCCACGCGATTCTCGACCGCACGTCGGACGCAGGTGTCAACTTCATCGATATCGCCGACGTCTATCCGCTCGGCGCCGATACCTCGCTCGCCGGGCGCACCGAAGAGATCGTGGGCCGCTGGCTCAAGGGGCGGCGCGACAAGTTCATCGTTGCCACCAAGGCGTGCGGGCAGATGGGGCCGTCGCCGTGGGACAAGGGCGCCTCGCGCAAGCACTTGCTGGACGCCATCGATGCCTCGCTGAGCCGCCTTGGTACCGACTACGTCGACCTCTACCAACTGCATTCGGACGACACCGATACGCCGATCGACGAGACGCTCGAAGCGCTCGACACGATCGTCAAATCGGGCAAGGCCCGCTATATCGGTGTGTCGAACTACCTCGCGTATCGCCTCGCCCGGGCGCTGGGCCGTGCCGACGTGCTGCGCGTCGCGCGTTTCGTGTCGGTGCAGCCGCGCTATAACCTGCTGTTCCGCCAGATCGAACGCGAACTGTTGCCGCTCGCGAGTGAAGAAGGGTTGGCCGTCATTCCTTACAACCCGCTCGCAGGCGGACTGCTGACCGGCAAGTACCGGCACGACGCTACGCCGAACGAAGGCCGCTTCACGGCAACGGTCGGAAAAGCCGGCGCGATGTATCAGCAGCGCTACTGGCACGAGCGCGAGTTCGAGACCATCGAAACGCTCAAGGACATTGCGAAAGATGCCGGTGAGTCGTTGACGCGTCTGTCACTCGCCTGGGTGCTCGCAAACCCCGTCGTGACCTCGGCCATCATCGGGGCGAGCCGCGTCGAACAACTGACGGAGACACTGGGTACCATCGATTACACGCTCGGGCCGGACCTCAAGGCGAAGCTCGACGAAGCATCGCATGCCTATCGCTGGGGCGACGCAGCCCGATAA
- the bcsG gene encoding cellulose biosynthesis protein BcsG, translated as MGIWNLYFILKLLLLWAGIIGFHVLPNFIFAVLLTIRLRPRWARITRQVIAIPAGAALLYYDSNLPPFARFIEQLPALLQFRFSYIVELLGRFVSARDWLLLAIMVLAYWIVNRWVRVTTFVLLALLIVPGVLRVGTLVSVSPVVAAQGDSSAVTAGAAGAAVGAGASEFLTGDGDVPPGANPNAALNSFYTRELTRAVSLPAQAGAGPDFDIIFLHVCSLAQDDLDVDNLNNQPLLSRFDFVFKNFNSAASYSGPAAIRVLRAACGQPTHKALYDPAGPQCYVMSDLKNLGFTPTLAMNHDGHFDNFMQEVQQNFNVQGITPFDNTHTRVSMRAFDETPIRSDGDVLQSWWKQRTTLPDKRVALYYNTISLHDGNRFEGSKLTSAQSYPLRAKAMFDDFSQFIDTIAKSGRKAVVVFVPEHGAALRGSKLQISGMREIPLPEITHVPVAVKLVGFGNDATAAHGSPITISTPTSYLALMTLVSHLVANNPFAGTPDLAQYANDLPQTAFVSANEQTTVMKYDGKMLIRGADGVWLDLKSLE; from the coding sequence ATGGGCATCTGGAACCTCTATTTCATCCTGAAGCTTTTGCTGCTGTGGGCGGGCATCATCGGCTTTCATGTGCTGCCGAACTTCATTTTCGCGGTGTTGCTCACGATCCGGCTGCGTCCGCGCTGGGCGCGCATCACTCGACAGGTGATCGCTATTCCGGCAGGCGCGGCGTTGCTTTACTACGACTCCAACCTGCCGCCGTTCGCTCGCTTCATCGAGCAATTGCCTGCACTGCTGCAATTCCGCTTCTCGTACATCGTCGAATTGCTCGGGCGCTTTGTGTCGGCGAGAGACTGGTTGTTGCTCGCGATCATGGTGCTTGCCTACTGGATCGTGAATCGCTGGGTGCGCGTGACGACCTTCGTGCTGCTGGCCCTCCTGATCGTGCCGGGCGTGTTGCGCGTTGGGACGCTGGTATCGGTCTCGCCGGTGGTGGCCGCGCAGGGCGACAGTTCGGCGGTAACGGCTGGTGCGGCCGGTGCGGCCGTAGGCGCGGGGGCAAGCGAGTTCCTGACGGGTGACGGCGACGTGCCGCCGGGAGCGAACCCGAATGCGGCGCTCAACAGCTTTTACACGCGCGAACTCACGCGCGCTGTCTCGTTGCCGGCGCAGGCCGGGGCGGGTCCGGACTTCGACATCATCTTTCTGCACGTCTGCTCGCTCGCACAGGACGATCTCGACGTCGACAATCTCAACAACCAGCCGCTGCTCTCGCGCTTCGACTTCGTTTTCAAGAACTTCAACTCGGCGGCGAGTTACAGCGGCCCGGCCGCCATTCGCGTGTTGCGTGCCGCCTGCGGTCAGCCAACGCACAAGGCGCTATACGATCCCGCCGGCCCGCAGTGCTACGTGATGAGCGATCTGAAGAATCTTGGTTTCACGCCTACACTCGCGATGAACCACGACGGGCACTTCGACAACTTCATGCAGGAAGTGCAGCAGAACTTCAACGTTCAGGGCATTACGCCGTTTGACAACACGCACACGCGGGTGTCCATGCGTGCATTCGACGAAACCCCGATCCGCTCGGACGGCGACGTGCTGCAATCGTGGTGGAAGCAACGCACGACGTTGCCTGACAAGCGCGTGGCGCTTTACTACAACACGATCTCGCTGCATGACGGCAATCGTTTCGAGGGCTCGAAGCTCACCAGTGCGCAAAGCTATCCGCTGCGGGCCAAGGCGATGTTCGACGACTTCAGCCAGTTCATCGACACCATTGCGAAGTCGGGCCGCAAGGCCGTCGTAGTGTTCGTGCCGGAGCACGGAGCTGCGTTGCGCGGCAGCAAGCTGCAAATCTCGGGCATGCGTGAAATTCCGCTGCCTGAGATCACGCATGTGCCGGTCGCGGTCAAACTGGTGGGTTTCGGCAACGATGCGACGGCGGCGCACGGCTCGCCGATCACGATTTCCACGCCCACGAGCTATCTCGCCTTGATGACGCTCGTCTCGCATCTGGTGGCGAACAATCCGTTCGCGGGGACCCCGGATCTTGCGCAATATGCCAACGACCTGCCGCAGACGGCCTTTGTGTCTGCAAACGAACAAACCACCGTCATGAAGTACGACGGCAAGATGCTCATTCGTGGCGCAGACGGCGTCTGGCTGGACCTGAAGTCGCTGGAATAA
- the bcsA gene encoding UDP-forming cellulose synthase catalytic subunit, translating to MISDALRSLYRLGRETLVVRLEMPRRPDGRPPSLVQWMLAATVRSPRHRLWISRAGDHGVAHLAMRLDVRQIDQWRDWWLRLLFQPARRGRPDYPGRAFAWLNERVTRRIDVPADASFGQVLGALFWRRADRRPAFPPYTAWLAFRHCNERLRLWLVQSLFGIPPDTPAQLAHRFDKQLERVMRWRVTSAVVAVLGLAGVFWIVTTPFEPFEQLLFSICTLTLALVFRRLDSQYSVLVLIGLSLISTIRYVWWRLTQSLAFDTTAEAVAGYTLVAAEVYTWLILLFGYVQTVWPLHRRITPLPPDTREWPSVDIYIPTYNEGLDVVRPTVYAACGIDWPPEKLNIYLLDDGRREEMREFAVQAGVHYVTRPDNRHAKAGNINHALGKTQGEFIAIFDCDHIPVRSFLQTTMGAFLKDARCSLVQTPHHFFSDDPFERNLATRGAVPNEGRLFYGIVQDGNDFWNASFFCGSCAVLRRSALDDVGGVAIETVTEDAHTALKMHRRGWNTVYLKVVQAAGLATESLSGHVGQRIRWARGMAQIFRVDNPFVGRGLKIGQRICYASAMLHFFYGIPRIVFLMAPICYLFFGLHIVQAAALSICAYVLPHIAHANIANSRIQGKYRHSFWSDVYEAVLAWYVALPTTVAFINPRYGKFNVTAKGGLIEQSFFDWTISKPYLVLLGFNVLGFLAGIVRYFYGPAHETGALVFNLAWVSFNLAVLGAAVAVATEVKQVRRTHRVSMRMPATLYLPDGRALACHTRDFSGGGLALQLPVPIDLSVGSEAQVALARGANEYGFPVSVVGARGHDVFLSFLPLTAEQDKHLVQFTFGRADAWRDWDAERARDEPVKALFEMLAMGLRGYQVLANYLLSKLVTRWQNRLRGVRQT from the coding sequence ATGATCAGCGACGCGCTACGCTCTCTTTATCGGCTCGGGCGCGAAACGCTGGTGGTGCGTCTCGAGATGCCCCGACGACCGGACGGACGCCCGCCGAGTCTCGTTCAGTGGATGCTGGCCGCGACAGTGCGCTCGCCCCGTCACCGGCTGTGGATCTCGCGAGCGGGCGATCATGGGGTGGCGCATCTGGCGATGCGGCTCGACGTGCGCCAGATCGACCAGTGGCGAGACTGGTGGTTACGCCTGCTGTTCCAGCCGGCGCGGCGGGGCCGGCCCGATTATCCGGGCCGTGCGTTCGCATGGCTCAACGAGCGTGTCACGCGTCGTATCGATGTGCCGGCCGATGCAAGCTTCGGGCAGGTCCTGGGCGCGCTGTTCTGGCGCCGGGCCGACCGTCGTCCCGCGTTTCCGCCCTACACGGCGTGGCTCGCGTTCCGGCACTGCAACGAACGCTTGCGGCTGTGGCTGGTGCAGAGCCTCTTCGGCATTCCGCCCGATACGCCTGCTCAGCTCGCGCACCGCTTCGACAAGCAGCTCGAACGGGTGATGCGGTGGCGTGTGACGTCCGCCGTTGTCGCTGTGCTCGGCCTGGCCGGCGTGTTCTGGATTGTGACCACGCCGTTCGAGCCTTTCGAGCAACTACTCTTCTCGATTTGCACGCTCACCCTCGCGCTGGTGTTCCGTCGTCTCGACAGCCAGTATTCCGTACTCGTGTTGATCGGCCTGTCGCTGATTTCGACGATCCGTTACGTGTGGTGGCGCCTCACCCAGTCGCTGGCATTCGATACTACGGCCGAAGCCGTGGCCGGTTACACCCTTGTCGCTGCCGAGGTGTACACCTGGTTGATCCTGCTGTTCGGCTACGTTCAGACGGTCTGGCCGTTGCACCGTCGCATTACGCCGCTGCCGCCCGACACGCGGGAGTGGCCGAGCGTCGATATCTATATTCCAACGTACAACGAGGGGCTCGATGTCGTACGCCCGACCGTCTATGCCGCCTGCGGGATCGACTGGCCGCCCGAGAAGCTCAACATTTACTTGCTCGACGATGGCCGGCGCGAGGAAATGCGCGAATTTGCCGTGCAGGCGGGGGTGCACTATGTGACTCGCCCCGATAACCGGCATGCCAAGGCGGGCAATATCAACCACGCACTCGGTAAGACGCAGGGCGAGTTCATCGCTATCTTCGACTGCGATCACATTCCCGTGCGCTCGTTCCTGCAAACGACGATGGGCGCGTTCCTAAAGGACGCACGCTGCTCACTCGTACAGACGCCGCACCACTTCTTTTCCGACGATCCATTCGAGCGCAACCTCGCGACACGCGGTGCAGTGCCGAATGAAGGGCGTCTGTTTTACGGCATCGTGCAAGACGGTAACGACTTCTGGAATGCCTCGTTCTTCTGCGGCTCGTGCGCAGTGTTGCGCCGTTCCGCGCTCGATGACGTCGGTGGCGTGGCCATCGAAACCGTGACGGAAGATGCCCACACCGCGCTCAAGATGCACCGCCGCGGCTGGAATACGGTGTACCTCAAGGTCGTACAGGCCGCCGGTCTGGCGACCGAGTCGCTTTCCGGACACGTGGGGCAACGCATTCGCTGGGCACGCGGTATGGCTCAGATTTTCCGCGTCGATAACCCGTTCGTGGGGCGCGGTCTGAAGATCGGTCAGCGCATTTGTTACGCGAGCGCCATGCTGCACTTCTTCTACGGTATTCCGCGCATCGTCTTCCTGATGGCGCCGATCTGTTACTTGTTCTTCGGTCTGCACATTGTGCAGGCGGCTGCGCTCAGCATCTGTGCCTACGTATTGCCGCACATTGCCCATGCGAACATTGCCAACTCGCGCATTCAGGGCAAGTATCGTCATTCGTTCTGGTCCGATGTCTACGAGGCAGTGCTGGCGTGGTACGTGGCGCTGCCGACAACCGTAGCGTTCATCAACCCGCGCTATGGCAAGTTCAACGTGACGGCCAAGGGCGGTCTGATCGAACAGAGCTTCTTCGACTGGACTATCTCCAAACCCTATCTGGTGCTGCTGGGCTTCAATGTGCTGGGCTTTCTCGCGGGCATCGTGCGCTACTTCTACGGACCGGCGCACGAGACCGGAGCGTTGGTCTTCAACCTGGCATGGGTGTCGTTCAATCTGGCGGTACTGGGCGCTGCGGTGGCAGTGGCGACCGAGGTGAAGCAGGTACGCCGCACGCACCGGGTGTCGATGCGCATGCCGGCCACGCTCTATCTGCCGGACGGACGCGCCCTGGCGTGCCACACACGCGACTTCTCGGGCGGCGGTCTGGCGCTGCAACTGCCGGTGCCGATCGATCTGAGCGTGGGCAGCGAAGCACAAGTCGCCCTGGCGCGCGGCGCGAACGAATATGGATTTCCGGTGAGCGTGGTCGGTGCGCGCGGCCATGACGTGTTCCTCTCGTTCCTGCCGCTGACGGCGGAGCAGGACAAGCACCTCGTGCAATTTACGTTCGGCCGCGCCGATGCCTGGCGCGACTGGGACGCCGAGCGCGCTCGCGACGAGCCGGTCAAGGCGCTCTTCGAGATGCTGGCAATGGGGCTGCGCGGCTATCAGGTGCTGGCGAACTATCTGTTGAGCAAGCTTGTCACGCGCTGGCAGAATCGCCTGCGTGGCGTGCGTCAGACGTAA
- a CDS encoding cellulose synthase operon protein YhjQ/BcsQ: protein MLTLIAVVSSAGGAGRSTVTAHLATQLAHASHPVAVLELDAQNSIGALLGLRDTCGKGVLTPGVAPDNWRSVLCDTPAGVPLLPAGRTDAVTLASLGQWLRQDIGGLRRQLNALGLAAGTRVLIDTQRLPDVLAQAAIAAADLVLGVLPVTSTGYVTQPDLIAAGAGRGLQMVPNLAAASSALNNDILHLMQARGGEAVVPLRIHRDDAVGTAAASGQTLSVAGPGSQAALDFVHLTAWLLRATTPGDAMDGAGRGDT from the coding sequence ATGCTGACGCTCATCGCCGTTGTCTCCAGCGCAGGAGGAGCCGGCCGCAGCACTGTCACTGCGCATCTGGCTACGCAATTGGCACATGCCTCGCATCCGGTCGCGGTGCTGGAACTCGACGCGCAGAACAGCATCGGCGCACTGCTCGGGCTGAGAGATACGTGCGGCAAAGGTGTGCTGACGCCAGGGGTCGCGCCGGACAATTGGCGCAGTGTGTTGTGCGACACCCCCGCAGGCGTGCCGCTGCTGCCCGCCGGCCGTACCGACGCGGTAACGTTGGCCTCGCTTGGCCAGTGGCTGCGGCAAGACATCGGAGGCTTGCGACGTCAGCTCAACGCGCTCGGGCTGGCGGCGGGCACACGGGTACTCATCGACACGCAACGCTTGCCCGATGTGCTGGCGCAAGCGGCGATCGCGGCAGCCGACCTGGTATTGGGTGTGCTGCCCGTGACGTCCACTGGCTACGTCACGCAGCCTGATCTGATCGCGGCCGGCGCTGGCCGCGGGCTCCAGATGGTGCCGAATCTGGCCGCGGCCAGTTCCGCGCTCAACAACGATATTTTGCACCTGATGCAAGCGCGAGGGGGCGAGGCCGTCGTGCCGCTGCGTATTCATCGCGACGACGCTGTCGGTACGGCGGCGGCAAGCGGACAGACGTTGTCTGTTGCCGGCCCCGGTTCACAGGCGGCACTCGATTTCGTCCATCTGACGGCGTGGCTACTGCGCGCGACAACCCCCGGCGACGCTATGGATGGCGCGGGGAGGGGCGACACATGA